Within Aricia agestis chromosome Z, ilAriAges1.1, whole genome shotgun sequence, the genomic segment TTAAATCAGTCACTGAATCTGATTGAAGCGGAGTTGGCGTTAATTCAGTCAGGCGATGTAGTTGGTGACGTTTGAGGGGTAATTTGTCCGACTGGAGTTGAGACTTCGGCTTTGTCCACTGATCAGTAATGTAACGCTCTCACTGAAATATTTCACCAACTCGGTTTtctacttattatttttacattttttattttctgtcaTAAACTCATAAGCCATAACAGCAATAATTCACATTTATAAATCTGCAAAGCAGTGCCAATTGATGCCGTGTTAcgcaaacaaaattaaaaaacgatcagataatattaattcaacttagATGATATACCTACCTATCGGCAAGAATGTTCCTGAGTCCTGCTATCCTTAACGAATGCTTAGTTTAGTCCTCGTTTGACTTGGCTGATACCAGGGCAACATACGTTACAAGAACATTCCAGTATCACTGACCGAAGCTTCGCACTATCATCATGACATCACGAGTTAGCATGGCCATAATAATGAATTCTGAAACTCCTAATTGTCTCTGAAAACAAAGAAACATTAAGTTGTAAGATGCGACGTACTTCGCGTAAACACTAAACATGCGATAACTGATACGACAGCCAATGAGGAAgctaaatagtttaatttaccctcaaagtaagtacctacttataaaatataataatataggcaATATTAGGCAATATTAGGCAATATAATCCAATAAAGTTACAgcggcaataaaaatattataatcatttgaATTAGAGTCTATGCTTTGAATAAAATCTGCGAAAAAGTTTTAAGCTCccatttttcaataattaagtaccttagaaataaaaaaaaaccttttcttAAATCTATATGGTTCCAATTTCGATCTTAAACTTTTTAACTTCTTGATCTTAGGATTTATAAGCTCCTAGTGTCTCCAGGCTAAATCTAGTCAATAGTCTAGACTGAAAGTCACCACAACAGCGCATGTCTAGATTTCTGCGCACATTGAATCTGGCAGTAGCTTTCTCCTACATAATCCTTCGCCCCTAgtattcaaatttattttccGCTCAATAAAATAGCTATCGATtccttaattaatttaaatgtagttAAAAATTAAGGCTTTAGCAGTGaggaacttaaaaatatttaaaaaaataattgtggaagtaataaatatttttgaaaaaaaaatggtcgcaaaaaaaccttttattaaaaataaaaaaataaacgtcttgaagtaaacattttttgacaggagtttatctgtTCAACGAGTTTTCAACAGAATTTTTGATTGGTTTATGAAACAGTTTTGAATAATATTCAAAACTTTCAAACTATTCAAAACATAGTTTTGAATACAATGTTTCCTTTGCAACGGCTTCAAGTATTTTGGGTAATGGGGTTTTTGAAGAAGATGAAACGTTACAAgattttaaactgaaataagtatgatttgttttttaattaatctttaATAGGTAACATTAAACAAGAGAGAGACGACAGATTTAAGAAGAGAGAGACAAGTAAGAGAGAAAGAGACATATTTCGCTCTAGCTTCAGCCACGTGGCGGTTGCAATGCGCATGTGACTTTCCATTTTGTTTATGATGCAATTCGATACATGCACTATCAAGACATTGATTTATCCTCCAACGAAGCGACTACAGTTCGTGTTGTCCTAGTAGCCACGTCTACTATACAACTATCTTTTTAACTTCTTTCTTAACATAACAATGTAGtttcaacttattttttttttaacttaagtttaacttaatttttttaacttatgttcaatttaaagttttaaacattgatattacttatgttaaaaactttaagggtgggttgcaccaacttacttaaactataactgtaactttaactataattacaatacaaaatgtcaaatctttgtttaaagtcaaaaatggacgcaatatttaaccataaccataaagttcgacaaggctttaaatgaacgtggcgaaataaggaactaacgctgtcatcatacaaaaacgccattttcgACAGTTCCTCTTTACCAGCTgcacccccgcccacgttcatttgaagccttgtcggaccagctgtcatctgtcaaattctgtggtcaaagtgaaggttaaagttagccttaactataaccataactttgaccacaactttaacttcaaccacgcctctggtgcaacccaccctaagttgTTAAACTCCCCGGGGCCCGATTCTTCTAACTCGAATATCGcatctctgtctgtctcacaAGTCACAGGTGTGCCGCGGCCGCGGCCGGGACGTAAAGAGATTGGTATGCGAGTGAGCGGATGAGCGAATTTCAAGGTACCTATAAGAATTGGTCACTAGAAAGCAGTTGCCTTATATTAGATAAACATCTCCGACCTCCGCCTTTACCGTCTATTTTAAACTCAAAGCTAGATTTTTTTGTCGATTTCTCTTCTTTATGGACACAGCTGATAGGTATACTACTTATGATCGAAACTACGAAGcgagtcataaaaaatattttgaactcGATTAAGCCCACAAACTCCGTCGTTGCgctaaaatacgtttatcgcgggggaaccgtacatatcctaagtcctttcccggggctcaaagtatctcataactttcagcaaaatcgattcagcggtttgggcgtgaagtggtggacatattcgcatttataatatatataagtaggtataggTAATAGGAAGTCAGACCATCAGACCTGTATGACCGAATGTGTGTTCTTTTGGACCATAAGCGTAGCTGTTATCTTGCTAAAAAAATCACTTGCTAAAGTTTGTTACCACTGTTCCTCGTGACTTCTAgtgaaaataatgtttatatgtTTTATAATTTCTAGTAGTGTGTTGATTTGTCGTGAGAGTCGTGATCGCTCTATAGAAGGTGTGTCTTGAAGACGCAACCTTGGGGGACaatttaaacgcgtttaaataCAAACAACACGTCAGTGTATTTAAACTATCAACACTATAACTAGACAGTTCCTATTACATATGAAATCATAATCTATTTAACATCCAGGTTCCAACAGTACATCTTTATGTAGTAAAGTCGCGCAGTGAAAGAGGCCAACGCAGTGggctcaagagtcaagactctAGCATTAtgagctatatatatatatactttattGTATAGTTTTTTAACACTTTTTCACTCGGTTTTTAATTCTAATTTCAATATCACTTGGTAGATAATAAAAATGTGCCTTCAAAATTACTacagtataattattttgtcatttttataattttgtatatttattttgtattttattggtttttttttcattttattttatgatcttgacatgtccaaattttgtatattgcaaataatggaataaatactATTGACTATTGACTAATGTGTAATGTATATTGTACTTGTAGTCTAATACAATTGTGACTTGGATATAACTGGCTCCCGATTTGATCCAGAACATTCCAGTACAATTGATCAGTCGACAACATGCGTTAACCTCTTCAATTTAAAGttcaaaattgttaaaaatatttccattaGGGTTGAGTAAAGGGGAATTTAATGGTATTCAAACATGTGAGTCATAAGGGTTGTACCCTAACACCTGCGATGGATTGGCTAAAGGTGTGCTAGCACCACGCTAGCACCGCAAGCAGCAAGCTTTTTATTGCGCtatattaatgaaaaatatattaccaTGATGATTAGCAAAAACAAATATCTCATTAAGTTTCAAATAAGTATgtacttactttatttttaaatgaagatGAAAAAAAGAAGAACAGTACAAACGGAGAATATCACCGCAATACTTTAATACTATTTTTCTGTGTTTCCCggagccccaatttcaccctcCCTCAGCATTTCTGCCACACCCACTATCAAGGTACTTATACCTATATGGATCGCtaattacttaagtataaaGTACTTAACGCGTCATAATTAGTAAAGCTGTCTTAGGGTGGGtggcaccagaggcgtggttaaagttaaagttaaggttaaagttgtttatatatatttatttctaaataggtctacaaagttaacacttttagaacgtctacatgaggccttaTACTAACTAACGAAACGATCGAACGAACTCTCTCCAGAAATGACAGCAGTATCAAGAACTTGTAGTCGATTTGATCATAAATCATTGCCGATACAAATACCAGAATCATTTGCGTCTCGGAAGTAATGTGCCAAAACACATTGAAAAGGAAAACTGCTAACACATTATAGGCGTGTTGTTGCCAAAAATAGCCCATCACGCGGTTAGCGAGCCCCTATTCTTGCCAGTTTGTGACGTCCAGCCAGAGGAGTTCTTCCTGTAGACCGACCTTCAGGGTTTGCCAAAGTATTTGCGATAATGCACATTTTGCTAGCCATTCCACGTttgtttgaaaacatttttgttgttGGAAGAGGTCGGTTTGTTGATGTGATGTCACACATTTGTAAAATTAACTGCGATGATCTGCTGTGCGATTTCATTGATAAATTAAAgcaatttttagaatttcaaGCAATTCTTAATCGTTATTTTAAGCAATttttaacaaagtttttttcTTCTTTACAGAAACCTCAAATGCGGCCTATGATAGCCGAGTATGACCCCAGGAAAAAAGGAGTCAAAAATGACTTGTCTGATGTCGTTATGGTCAAGTAAGTGATACATGTTCCGATATTCACCGTCTCCTTCATCGAGTCGACCAGCTTTGAATGTTgtgttaataaatattttgtttcgatACCACATCAAACATTCTGTACTGcatagttatttaaataatgataaGCAATAAGCATGTATCACAGCTTTTCGTCACTTTAATTGGCAAGCTGAATTGAATTGTGTGGTGTCAATGTCGAAGCCCTTAAACTAATAATCATGACATTTTTGTTCAACAGGAATTCGAAAAGAAAATGTTGTTTAACAGTAAAATGTTTCACGTAAAACGACATTACTTTAGAACGTGAGCTTTGAATACCGCTCGACAGAGCGTGGGGTCGCTTCGGCCCAGGCTTTTtctattttacatttatattttgtcgtTAAAATGGTATTTTATATTGTATGTTGACTGTTAAGTACTCGCTCCTTATTTCGAGCTATAATTATCGCTCGAAGCCTTCGGAGACGATCCGGGAAGACGTGCGCTGCTTTCACCAGATTAAAGTCGTACGACGACCTTGATCAACTTGCAATGGACTCATACACCGGTACATCATTCCATTTTATGGtttcaattttgtttattttgttttatattttgttggttCTGGTAACATTTAAGTTAGTCTACGAACCTCCGGAGGCCGCGGCGCAAACTGCGACGTGTGGGTCCCAGCTGCCGCGACCTCCTCGCGCCATCTCTGTTCAGGCTCGGGATGGCCCACGATCTCAAGTTTTGTACAAATTTGATCTAGCTTTATGTTTATTCTCGTtcgattataattttttaaatacagaTTCGATTTCGCAGACTTCGAAACATTCTACCTCCTCGGTGGGATATTATCATATTACTACCCCAGGCGGTTCGTAGAGAAACAAATCTACTCTATGAGCGATCGTTTTCAAAATTTTCAAGTAAACGTCCGCGTCCGTAACTCCCACGTAAAGCTGCATTAAATTTTAAGATTGGGCCACTCATTTGTAAATGCCGAGTCTTAACAGAGTGAAGCGtacttaaaaaattatacatttttggaGACCATAATGAATGTATCACACTTCACTCAATACACTTACATATTAACACTGATAACGATGTAAATTCAGTATGAGACTAGTTAGTAGAGTAGAGTAAAGACATGTAGAGTCGCGCGCGTGCACACATCGGGTCACAATCGTTTCACCAGTCCGCTTTGATGTGCTTCTTTCTTTATTCACAATAGGCTACCATTTTCTTGCTTGAAAAAAGCGTTTGATTGAAAACACTTTGATCACTCACCTTTTAAACCATCCACATTATACATTAGTTTGTTTTGGGTGTTGGCGCTCGCTATAACAGTGTTTATGACAAAACTTTCAGATACAAAGTTGATCCCAATGAGATCCCTGTGGAACAACAGGCGGGGTCCACCCTGCCCCTCATGGAGATCCCGGGCCGGGATATCGAGGCTGATGAGGATTACAATCCATTTGAGCACAGGAAACTTGCTCATCCTACTTCGTAAGTTGACACTTTTATCATTTTAATCACAGAGTTACCTTTATCATTTGATACACCTACTCACATTGAATTATGCACCCATAAGTGGGTCATGATTTAAACTTTGTTTTTAACTTGGTCACCTTCTTGTCTCTTACGACCTCCAATAGACAAATCCCATAAGACACACGATATATCCagctttatagtttatatctCTGATAAATCTGAAATTAAAACGAATTTTTCTTCATTCCAGGGACATGGACACTCTTATCCATTTACTTAAGGGTTCACTAGGTAGCGGTATCTTAGCTATGCCAATGGCGTTTATGAACGCCGGTCTATACTTCGGTCTTGTTGCGACATTCCTCATAGGCGGCATCTGTACTTATTGCGTCCACGTACTAGTGAAGACCTCCCATGAGCTTTGCAGAAGGATACAGAAGCCATCCCTGGGATTCGCCGAGACTGCTGAAGCGGCTTTCCTCGCAGGACCACCAGCTGTGCACAAATTCTCTAGACTTGCTAAGTAAGTTTTGTTATAATGCTGAAGACTATTGAAACATCAAAGTAGTACAATAATACGACAAAGTAATTAAACAAGATGACACATTTTTCGCAATTATCTCTACAATAACAATTTGACTTATACAGCATCTTTACAATTAttcaatgtatttttatttattttcagggCTATGGTCAACTGGTTCCTGGTGATTGATCTCCTGGGCTGCTGCTGCGTGTACATTGTGTTTGTCGCCAGAAACGTGAAGCAAGTCGTGGACTACCACGCCAAAGAGAGCGAATGGCTGCCTCATGATATGAATCTTCGGATATACATGGCTGTGCTCCTACCATTCCTCATTGCTATGAACCTGATCAGGAATCTCAAATACTTGGCTCCTTTCTCAATGATCGCCAACCTGTTGGTTGGAACCGGCATGGGTATCACTTTGTACTACCTCTTCCAAGATATTCCGAGCCTGAGCGAGAGACAGCCGATGGCGGAAGTTGCACGCCTTCCCACATTCTTCGGAACGGCCATCTTCGCTTTGGAAGGTATTGGCGTGGTCATGCCGTTGGAGAACAACATGAAGACTCCCACCCACTTTATCGGATGCCCTGGTGTACTCAACACTGGAATGTTCTTTGTCGTCTCCCTGTACGCGCTGGTTGGATTCTTCGGTTATCTTAAATATGGAGACGCTACTTCGGGCAGTATTACCCTAAATCTTCCTCAAGATGAAGTGTAAGTCGCTTAGCTATAGCTATACATATACTTTATGTaactttgttaaaataaaaaagttaaatatgaaaaaaatactcatTGCAATGCGGTTTAGACACCGCTTACCGTcaagcaatatttttattacctcGGTAACATGATCCAAACCTTTCAAACTATCTTTATAAGCTAATAGTTTTATCATTCTGTTTACTTGTTTTTATCTAGCCTAAATTAATGCGAGTACAATATAATTTTCAGGTTGGGTCAATGCGTGAAGCTGATGATTGCGGTCGCTATCTTCTTCACCTACAGTCTCCAGTTCTACGTCCCGATGGAAATTATCTGGAAGAACGTCCGCCACTGGTTCGGAGCTAAGAAGAACCTCGCTGAATACAGCATTAGAATTGCTATTATCATTATGACCCTATGTACGGCTATCGCGATCCCAAATCTAGGACCGTTCATTTCCCTTGTCGGTGCCGTCTGTCTCTCGTTTTTGGGACTCATCTTCCCCGCTGTCATCGAAACTGTCACTTACTGGGACCGCCCCAACGGACTCGGTCGCTTCAACTGGGTTctctgtaaaaatattttcctgaTCGCCTTCGGTATCGTTGGCTTCCTAACCGGTTCATACGTCAGTATCTTAGATATAATCAAGGGTGAAGATTAAGCAAAAGACTAGACAGAGGCTCAATTTTAGGCCTATTTATGCTTTTGGtatcgttataacttataaccatTTTATACTGTTATAATAGTAGAGattcctaatttttttttgagttctgaAAATgctcaaatatttttgtttgagATTAGTATTAACGAGCTAGTGAGTGTGACGCGGGTTGTTTTGTTAGAATTTTCTTTAGCCCCGAATCTCCGTAGACATTtgcattaaatatattatagtcgtaAGGAATATAGTaagataatatgtaataatgtaAGTATATCTGTTTGGAGGCGGCCTTAATGACGATTAACTTGAACCAATTTTGGTTCAAAGCTTTGTTTCCTGTGCAGAAGCAAGTTTTGTGATAGTTCGTGATAGATGCCGCCTCTTTCTTCCTATCTTTACAAGTGTGAGAATATTTCTAGTGCATTATTGAAATGTGATAAAATGTTAGATTATAATGATCGGAAAATAAGCCATTTAATCATCGTAAGGTTTAAAAACTGGGCATAATACATCTTTGGTAAATGAAACGGCCCATATTTGGGATTCGCACACGATGGCATTTCAGTATCCAAACATAACAGCAGCTTATAGTATTAAACCATATCGAGGTTTGGGAAAATGGCATTTACCGTACCTTCGTgatttaggtaggtacttgagtAAGATTATTTTAGAATGTTGAGTGAGGACGTAATCTAATATTTATGCTATTTATGAATAcattaaaaatgtgtatttttatagtgcGTTTAATattggcgtggacgccattaaATACCCAAAATCGAATCGCATTTCAGTTTTATGTTGAGGCGCGATAAAATCCGCCATAGGTATTTGGATATGTAGGTATgtaagttattacgtaagtctCTATCATTTTGCCTATCAAAGCTGTCCTCTGATTAgatacaaattaatattatgtattagacTGTGAATCTACAGAAACTAGTAGCGTCGCCTGGATTCCACAAGACATAGATGCTCTAATCTCGTTCGAGTACCTTCTACGATTCACtcttaggctgccttcacattgaGTCGCGAGTattgcggcagccgcgcgacttctatactaaaacgagccgcACGGCTGCCACGTTAAGTTAACGAGGCTAGACAAGGGTACGTTCAGGTATTTCATGGAGTCTCATTGAGAAGTAGTCTCAAAAGTACTGGTGTAGGGAGCGCGATATCAAAACTTTTTGGGGTCTCTTTATCTTACACGTGGTTGTGTGGTTCGGAAGCAACCGTAATTTAAAGACCCCATAATTTTTATAACTGGTACAAGTACTGCTAAATATTATACCTAGACGAAATGCTTAAAAATGTCACAAATGAAAGTACATTAGAAACCTGCGTACCCCTGTTTTAAGTATTTGGCTAATAACAAGTTTAAAGGTTTCTgcttgttaaattttgaattcgAGCATTAATTTAGAAGTAAGAACTTATATTGTcgtgtttatattattttttaattagttttaaagGTCTGTCCTAAACAATCTGGGTACGCTACTAGAAGCTATGCGAACAGTTTTATTGGCAAAGTTCTTTCTCGACCAGACGCCTTGTAGaccatgggcgtagcgaggtacgggcagttattaatttcctatttttgtttattcatTAAACTCATGACATAAGTTTCCAAAGTACCTAATAGgtataccaatttatttaaattcaagaatACTTTCAGTATcccttagtatttacaaattaaccTTAACCTTtattaaactaatatgtattctgtgccttAACGCGCATTCATAGGTTTGAAACTGGTCGAGAAAGAATTTTGTccacacatatatttttaagtattgtACGTTTTTTTCGTAACGTAAGTTTTAAGTTATACTTTACGTATGTTTTAACGCTACTTTGTTGTGACCACTTGATCGTAGATATcaaatcacttatttttaagaattaaaatcaTATCACATTATTGTTAAATGATCTAcagggcagttc encodes:
- the LOC121738420 gene encoding proton-coupled amino acid transporter-like protein CG1139 isoform X1, with the translated sequence MSKKHLHNQAAIPLAPAVFKKPQMRPMIAEYDPRKKGVKNDLSDVVMVKYKVDPNEIPVEQQAGSTLPLMEIPGRDIEADEDYNPFEHRKLAHPTSDMDTLIHLLKGSLGSGILAMPMAFMNAGLYFGLVATFLIGGICTYCVHVLVKTSHELCRRIQKPSLGFAETAEAAFLAGPPAVHKFSRLAKAMVNWFLVIDLLGCCCVYIVFVARNVKQVVDYHAKESEWLPHDMNLRIYMAVLLPFLIAMNLIRNLKYLAPFSMIANLLVGTGMGITLYYLFQDIPSLSERQPMAEVARLPTFFGTAIFALEGIGVVMPLENNMKTPTHFIGCPGVLNTGMFFVVSLYALVGFFGYLKYGDATSGSITLNLPQDEVLGQCVKLMIAVAIFFTYSLQFYVPMEIIWKNVRHWFGAKKNLAEYSIRIAIIIMTLCTAIAIPNLGPFISLVGAVCLSFLGLIFPAVIETVTYWDRPNGLGRFNWVLCKNIFLIAFGIVGFLTGSYVSILDIIKGED
- the LOC121738420 gene encoding proton-coupled amino acid transporter-like protein pathetic isoform X2 is translated as MEIPGRDIEADEDYNPFEHRKLAHPTSDMDTLIHLLKGSLGSGILAMPMAFMNAGLYFGLVATFLIGGICTYCVHVLVKTSHELCRRIQKPSLGFAETAEAAFLAGPPAVHKFSRLAKAMVNWFLVIDLLGCCCVYIVFVARNVKQVVDYHAKESEWLPHDMNLRIYMAVLLPFLIAMNLIRNLKYLAPFSMIANLLVGTGMGITLYYLFQDIPSLSERQPMAEVARLPTFFGTAIFALEGIGVVMPLENNMKTPTHFIGCPGVLNTGMFFVVSLYALVGFFGYLKYGDATSGSITLNLPQDEVLGQCVKLMIAVAIFFTYSLQFYVPMEIIWKNVRHWFGAKKNLAEYSIRIAIIIMTLCTAIAIPNLGPFISLVGAVCLSFLGLIFPAVIETVTYWDRPNGLGRFNWVLCKNIFLIAFGIVGFLTGSYVSILDIIKGED